One Candidatus Moraniibacteriota bacterium DNA window includes the following coding sequences:
- a CDS encoding cache domain-containing protein has protein sequence MEKINIQEQSMFLAKLTAVLQEQTINETREFLSFLSKLPQLQDSESSKCDEILAKLLKQYKEYTNITLLGADGNLICSGLENDQSINVAYQPYFQRMLEERDFITGKYVAGTISNKPIIPFIQPIFNSQGEIKSAVVAFRDLSWLYDLNSKISLPYGTSLLIFDENGVVLDCFSEEKDCVGKNLKGKSLVRKAIENGNEGAVYAEGLDENEKIYLFISTSPDSSQDKIYIAVGREDVLPFSVLFSNLLLNFILLLAVAILAWLVAKKECSSCSYYNPPRDEKDLHS, from the coding sequence ATGGAGAAAATTAATATTCAAGAACAGTCTATGTTTTTAGCAAAATTAACAGCAGTTCTTCAGGAACAAACTATCAACGAAACTCGGGAATTTCTTTCCTTTTTGTCCAAGCTTCCGCAGTTGCAAGATTCTGAGTCTTCTAAATGCGATGAAATTTTGGCTAAGCTTTTAAAGCAGTATAAAGAATATACGAATATCACTTTGCTCGGGGCAGACGGAAATCTCATTTGCAGCGGACTTGAAAACGACCAATCAATCAATGTCGCTTATCAGCCCTATTTCCAGAGAATGCTCGAAGAACGGGATTTTATAACGGGGAAATATGTGGCTGGAACAATAAGTAATAAACCAATCATTCCTTTTATCCAGCCAATTTTTAATTCTCAAGGTGAAATTAAAAGTGCTGTCGTGGCTTTTCGAGATTTATCGTGGCTTTATGATCTCAACAGCAAAATTTCTTTGCCTTACGGAACATCACTTTTGATTTTTGACGAAAACGGAGTAGTTTTAGATTGCTTTTCCGAAGAAAAAGATTGCGTTGGGAAAAATCTTAAAGGTAAATCTTTAGTGCGAAAGGCTATAGAAAATGGAAATGAAGGCGCGGTGTACGCCGAAGGATTAGATGAAAATGAAAAAATTTACCTGTTTATTTCTACTTCTCCCGACTCTTCTCAAGATAAAATTTATATAGCAGTGGGGAGAGAGGATGTATTGCCTTTTTCAGTTCTTTTTTCCAATCTTTTATTAAACTTTATTTTGCTTTTAGCCGTAGCCATTTTAGCCTGGTTGGTGGCTAAAAAAGAGTGTTCTTCCTGCAGTTATTATAATCCCCCAAGGGATGAAAAAGATTTGCATAGCTGA
- a CDS encoding PrsW family glutamic-type intramembrane protease: protein MNPFLKNNNQNKTDVSYLFFLLPILALIAPVILLPIEKIIPYPYILEEMFKATMVFLILTIPGKSFQIKLTIFLGFFFALSENFFYLSNSILYGSPAIFIERFFLASILHIFTILIILLSAQKNRRLIFPAALLAMLIHYFYNQSVMFLLK, encoded by the coding sequence ATGAATCCATTTCTCAAAAATAATAATCAAAATAAAACTGATGTCTCTTATCTTTTTTTTCTGTTGCCGATTTTAGCTTTAATCGCGCCAGTTATTTTATTGCCTATTGAAAAAATTATTCCTTATCCTTACATTCTAGAAGAAATGTTTAAGGCCACTATGGTTTTTTTAATCCTAACAATTCCCGGGAAATCATTTCAAATAAAGCTGACTATTTTTCTGGGATTTTTCTTTGCTCTTTCAGAAAATTTTTTTTACCTTTCCAATTCAATCCTTTATGGATCGCCCGCTATCTTTATTGAAAGATTTTTCTTGGCTTCAATCTTGCATATATTCACTATTCTGATTATTCTGCTTTCTGCTCAAAAAAACCGCCGCCTTATTTTTCCAGCCGCACTTCTGGCGATGCTCATCCATTATTTCTATAATCAATCCGTTATGTTTTTACTCAAATAA
- a CDS encoding class A beta-lactamase-related serine hydrolase, giving the protein MRKKIIYIFLTVSLLINVFFVFKLSFKEEPAKNTTKLFKMISDNQKQFIDSNIQEGNAILHFNGLKPQLEQEINNFDAQKNIGIFLQDSRTGAWLGINEREGFNPASLLKIPIMLAVLRQIDLNELSLNTILEITPDDLDKNSGELYKKGTGYKMSVWDFIEEMILASDNTAKEVLKRQLTDAELNSVFAHVGIPNPYAQTNDSLVTPRGYTRFFKSLYFSTYLSPELSDKALEITTDTKMENLLSAGIPYEVQIAHKYGERPDGLSDCGIVYHPKSTYFICIMTRDMEVPKAKELIANLSKIIYESISQK; this is encoded by the coding sequence ATGCGTAAAAAAATCATCTATATTTTTTTGACCGTTTCATTGCTAATTAATGTCTTTTTTGTTTTCAAGCTATCTTTCAAAGAAGAACCCGCGAAAAACACAACCAAACTGTTTAAAATGATAAGTGATAACCAAAAACAGTTTATAGATTCCAATATTCAAGAAGGAAATGCGATTTTGCATTTTAATGGCTTAAAACCCCAACTTGAGCAAGAAATTAACAATTTTGATGCTCAAAAAAACATTGGGATTTTTTTGCAAGACAGCCGAACAGGCGCTTGGCTGGGAATAAATGAAAGGGAAGGATTTAATCCGGCCAGTCTTTTAAAAATTCCTATTATGCTAGCTGTCTTAAGACAAATTGATCTTAATGAATTATCTCTTAATACTATTTTAGAAATTACTCCGGACGATTTGGATAAAAATTCCGGCGAATTATACAAAAAAGGCACCGGATATAAAATGTCGGTCTGGGATTTTATTGAAGAAATGATTCTTGCATCAGATAATACAGCTAAGGAAGTTTTAAAAAGACAACTGACTGACGCAGAGTTAAACTCGGTTTTCGCTCATGTCGGTATCCCTAATCCCTACGCCCAAACCAATGATTCACTGGTAACACCGCGCGGTTACACGCGGTTTTTCAAGAGTCTCTATTTTTCGACCTATCTTTCTCCGGAATTATCCGATAAAGCGCTTGAAATTACCACTGACACAAAAATGGAAAACCTGCTTTCTGCCGGCATTCCTTATGAAGTTCAGATAGCGCATAAGTACGGCGAGAGACCAGATGGACTTTCTGATTGTGGAATAGTCTATCATCCCAAAAGTACTTATTTTATTTGCATAATGACCCGTGACATGGAAGTGCCCAAAGCTAAAGAGCTTATAGCGAACTTATCCAAAATTATTTATGAATCCATTTCTCAAAAATAA
- a CDS encoding tyrosine-type recombinase/integrase: MDLNGLLKDFLEYLEIERGRSPKTIENYRHYLERFLNWAGVTSPGEITDDLVRKYRLRLNRYQDKKGKELKKITQNYHVIALRNFLKYLAKRDIEALQPEKIEVGKNPVQAVEFLEADELDRLLESASGDDLKTLRDRAILELLFSAGLRVSELVNINRDQINLAKQEFSVRGKGGKIRIVFVSDTAKKALEKYLNKRMDIDPALFVRIAKKIHRKCHPELDSGSKEIPDQVRNDNKKSDSSLRITPRSVQRIVKFYAAKAGLVKDVHPHTLRHSFATDLLASGADIRSVQAMLGHSSITTTQIYTHVTNQQLKEVHQAFHARRRRTKLLRA, encoded by the coding sequence ATGGATTTAAACGGTCTTCTCAAAGATTTCCTGGAATATCTCGAAATTGAGCGCGGCCGGTCCCCTAAAACGATTGAAAACTACCGGCATTATCTCGAGCGGTTTTTGAATTGGGCCGGAGTTACCAGCCCCGGGGAAATCACGGATGATCTGGTGAGAAAATACCGTTTGCGTCTTAACCGCTACCAAGACAAGAAGGGTAAAGAACTTAAAAAAATCACCCAGAATTACCATGTCATTGCTCTTCGCAACTTTTTGAAATATCTGGCCAAACGCGACATTGAGGCGCTTCAGCCGGAAAAAATAGAAGTGGGAAAAAATCCGGTTCAGGCCGTTGAGTTTCTGGAAGCCGATGAACTGGACCGCCTCCTGGAAAGTGCTTCCGGAGATGATTTGAAAACGCTGCGCGACCGGGCGATTTTGGAACTTCTTTTTTCAGCCGGACTTCGCGTTTCGGAACTGGTGAACATCAATCGCGACCAGATAAATTTGGCCAAACAGGAATTCAGCGTTCGGGGTAAAGGAGGAAAAATCCGGATTGTTTTTGTCTCCGACACTGCTAAAAAGGCATTGGAAAAATATTTAAATAAAAGAATGGATATTGATCCGGCGCTATTCGTGCGAATCGCCAAAAAAATCCATCGCAAATGTCATCCTGAACTTGATTCAGGATCTAAAGAGATTCCGGATCAAGTCCGGAATGACAATAAAAAAAGCGACTCTTCTCTAAGAATTACTCCCCGCTCCGTCCAAAGAATTGTGAAGTTTTACGCTGCCAAAGCCGGTCTTGTTAAAGACGTTCATCCCCACACTTTGCGCCACAGTTTTGCGACTGATCTTCTGGCCAGCGGTGCCGATATCAGAAGCGTCCAGGCGATGCTGGGGCATTCTTCTATTACGACAACGCAAATTTACACCCATGTAACCAATCAACAGCTCAAAGAAGTGCATCAGGCGTTTCATGCGAGGAGAAGAAGAACAAAACTTCTCAGGGCTTGA
- a CDS encoding LysM peptidoglycan-binding domain-containing protein codes for MLVSRFPFLGRLRLKNIHTKVYKYQRDLADFIKKRRTVKLLHLLRNYSALVVVISSAILVAATNVAASKGSGGFLFGSGSGDEEQLIAVSKKIDAQSSRKSNLALVPLAKSGIAVDPDAKDDFESEAINPIQGQVMMVSVNTSLRDPEEEGGVEIYTVRTGDTVSAIAARNSITVNTILWANDIDNVDSIMPGDKIFILPVAGVGHTVKSGDTLDSIAKKYKADKEKIITFNGLPADGTIREGDEIIIPGGQKEVPQSPGTASGLLRQYATPLGGTPLISGWRKLDGRAGAGHRFPYGYCTWYVSQRRFIPWGGNAGAWLYNAKAGGYQTSKAPRVGAIIVTAESWWGHVGIVEKVSGGSVTISEMNYNRWGKVNKRTLATSSRVIKGYIY; via the coding sequence TTGTTGGTATCACGCTTTCCGTTTCTGGGACGCTTGCGGCTGAAAAATATCCACACAAAAGTTTACAAATATCAGCGGGATCTGGCCGACTTTATCAAAAAACGCAGGACCGTCAAATTGCTTCATCTGCTCCGCAATTATTCGGCGCTGGTGGTAGTAATTTCCAGCGCCATACTTGTCGCGGCGACCAATGTGGCAGCTAGCAAAGGTTCAGGCGGTTTTTTGTTTGGCTCCGGGAGCGGAGACGAAGAGCAACTTATAGCTGTCAGCAAAAAAATTGACGCCCAGTCAAGCCGCAAGAGTAATCTGGCCCTTGTCCCCTTGGCTAAATCCGGCATAGCGGTTGATCCGGATGCGAAAGACGATTTTGAATCCGAGGCCATTAATCCCATCCAGGGCCAGGTAATGATGGTTAGCGTCAATACCTCACTTAGAGATCCCGAGGAAGAGGGGGGAGTGGAAATTTACACAGTGCGCACGGGAGACACGGTGAGCGCCATCGCGGCCCGCAACAGCATTACTGTCAACACGATTCTTTGGGCCAATGATATTGATAACGTTGACTCCATTATGCCGGGAGATAAAATTTTCATTCTTCCGGTCGCCGGCGTCGGTCATACCGTGAAAAGTGGAGACACTCTGGATTCTATTGCGAAGAAATATAAAGCGGATAAAGAAAAGATTATTACTTTCAACGGCCTTCCGGCCGATGGAACAATCCGGGAAGGCGACGAGATTATTATTCCTGGCGGGCAAAAGGAAGTTCCCCAAAGTCCTGGAACAGCCAGTGGCCTTCTTCGGCAGTACGCCACTCCTTTGGGCGGCACTCCGCTTATTTCCGGCTGGAGAAAGCTGGATGGAAGAGCGGGAGCGGGGCACAGATTTCCTTATGGATATTGTACCTGGTATGTTTCCCAGCGGCGCTTTATTCCCTGGGGCGGAAATGCCGGGGCTTGGCTTTATAACGCCAAAGCCGGCGGTTATCAAACCAGCAAGGCCCCCCGAGTGGGAGCAATTATCGTCACTGCCGAATCCTGGTGGGGACATGTCGGGATAGTGGAAAAAGTAAGCGGCGGATCAGTCACTATTTCGGAGATGAATTACAATCGATGGGGAAAAGTGAACAAACGGACACTGGCGACTTCCAGTCGAGTGATAAAAGGATATATTTATTAA